ATATACTCAGCAagagaaataatacattttacaatactATTAATCTGCTTCCCTCTTACCTTTGTGGGTGACTAGTAATTATTGGTTGCACTCTAATGGCGCCCTCTTACTGTCCGACTATAAGGTTTGTTCTGAATTTGGCAAACAGGCCTTTATGTTCTCTCCCCTGCAGGCTGCAACCACTTGCAGACAAAAGTGCAGCTGAATGAGCTGATCCTGATTAGGGAATTTAAAACGCAGTGAAGCGTTCAGAGGCAAATTCAAATGGAATTTTGTAATTGCTTCCTTTGCTAGATCAATTTCCTCCTGTATGTCTTTTTAAGAACTTGAATCTGTGAGTTGCTGCTGTATGTTTGGTTTCATGTGTCTTTaattgtctgtctgtgtgttttttgaaacGCGGTATTGCTGCTATCTTGATCAGGGCTCccttgaaaaaaagacatgtaatCTCAATGGGATtcacctggttaaataaagatttttaataaaaaataatgcatcATCAGTGAAAAGGATTACACCTTTTTCATTAAACTGCAATTTCTTTGTAATGCAACAGTATGATGCTAGTAAATTATTCAATGTCAGGTTATATAACTTATCAAAATAACTGCATTAGGACTTATTAGATTCCGTATTAAGCCTTACAAGCACTGCAACTTGAAGGCTGcatttatcaatattttatatgaatattactatcagtattttaaaatagcCCACTCACCTCTAGGGAGCTTTTTAGTCTCTCTTAACTCATTAAACGTTACTCAGGTCAACTCCATGAATAACAGCTTTTTCTGCAAGTGGCTAGCTGTTGaatatagtggagcatttagaaaCTAAGAACATTTTACTCAGGAGTTGGTAAAGACTAAACTACAGCAAGAAACAGAGTGAATCTTGGACTTAAATTCATCAGGTGgtcagaaacatgactccaaatgaatgataatgtttctCCGTGTCTGCAGGATATGTGAATGCATTTATCAGctttataaaatgataatatatcAAGGTcttgtttacagcttgttcttTCAGCTcaattaaagcagctttaaacaccgttttttaaacatatcccatgaaaagaccaaaaaccaACAATTGATTCTGCTTAGAAGTATTGTTATTTAAAGCCTATCATGCATACTTTTGGGatttacattatgttttatttcttacctatcaactgtgtgtgtgtgtgtgtgtgtgtgtgtgtatctggatCTGGGTGATGAGCTGCTGCATAAGATCGCCcatataaagagaaataaaatggtatcgaattgaattgaattgtctGTGCATCCAAGTCCTGATATAGCCTAGTCGTTGAAGTCCTTCATAGAGCTCccttattgtccaaaaactactgAAAACTGAGCCAATGAgctcaatgagccacactgttgcactggctTCTCTCATTTTGAGTTAATCCAACATACACTAACCTGCTGCAGCAAAATACTCACCAGTGCAATAGTGCAGCACTGTATGTTTATTAACCTGCTTCTAAAAATAGACCCCaagaaacacaatatatatttctgtttgaGTAAAATTTGCTAAAGACTAGTGTCcacttgtttcatttttatatggTTTGTGTCTAATTTACTGTATGTGGTACAGTGcagtatatttttaattattgcaCTTACCCTTATGAAAGGAGTAACCATATGGCAGGCTGAATAATGttttgaatatgaaaataaacacatgaagcaGTGTAAGTTAACAATGAATTTGAAGTATTTATATACTCTGAAGTGACTTGGATGAAAAGTCAGATACATTATTCCTGGCAGAAGTATTGTTGCATATCTTACACAGCTGCTTTGGTACAGTCTGGCTTTGCCACAGTAGTTACATTCACTGCGCTgcatataaatacagtacaaaaataaaatgtgcttcGACATAAAGCATCCTCTCTCTCCGTCAGTGTATTTCTATTGTTCTAACAGGAAACCATTAGGCTTTAAATGACACACAATATATGCATTTTAAATTACCGGCATCAATATCGaacagaataaattaaataaacttgCAGTCAGTgtttgagacatttttgaagtctCTGTAATGTTcacacataatataataatatcctTAAGGTTAATAGTCCGTGTTTAAAgtgcataaaaaaagaaaaaatatccacTCAAGTGACAAGGAAGGATATGAATTCAACTCCAGGAACAGCTGTgtaaaaatctattttctgtGAGCGagaataaactaaaaaaaatgtcattctctGAGTGGAGTGTCCTCTTATCCTCCAAAAAAAAGCATAAGTATGACTCGCAGCTGTGCCTGGAGCTGAATTTCTACACTTTTCTTTCCAGTGTCAGTTCCAGCTTGAAGTCCTTGAAGCTCGAATGGGTCTTCAAATCCACCCTTTAACCTCAAAAATACTCAGATGAAGGTCTTAGGGTGTTTTTCTCTCAACAACATCTCTGAGCATTCAGTGTCTGTAATGGTAGGACTCTCTCCACTAGGTGGAGCTCTCCTCCAGCAGGCAGTGTGACTCCATGGACTCCATCTTTAGGCCCAGTTCAGAACAGTGTATCACTCGACTGCAGTGTCTAGAGTCGACATGTCTGATATTTACTGTGAGGGGAGGCGGCCAGCTCGTAGAAGAGGACATAGGCATTGCTGCTGCGAACTTGGCTGGAAGACATCGGGCTCACCCTGCACAGAACAAATGGTACACAATgtagttgtttttaaaatgaaatataaccACAAATGGGGTCCAAACACATGATTtgacatacatgtattttaagcCACACTTTTAAACAACAAGAGTTCACAACAGGTGTGCAGAAACACGAGGAAGCACACAGTGCGAGTGTAAGGCTGATTTCTAAGATGACCTTACAGTTACAAGGCATGACTATCAGGACAACACAGCTTTCACTGACACTAAACATTAACGTAGTTCTgcatacaatacaacacaatgctgccccccctcccccaccaaCACCATTGGATGATGCATGCAAACGCACCAGCACATTAAACATGTCCACTGTCTGTCCACTTTTAAAGACACCAGTGCTTCAGTCACTGCACACTGCCCATGTAAATACATCAACACTACCTATCTTTTTAAATATACCAGTGCGTAAACTGCCCCACATCGCATATGTAAATACATCAGCACTttctatgtttttaaatgtgtcttgttatgtttttaaatgtgacataCACTGTGATCTGTGGAGAACCGTATTTCACTCCTATATATGCTGAGTGTGTAGGCTATTATGAAAGTGATAAACAAACCAGATTCTGATTCTGAATCAACAAAGTACAGCCTTGAAGTCAATGAGAGTGAATAACTTAATGATCTGTAACACTTAAAGGCCcaatgaaataatttaaaaaggaaatataaacTCTTTCCCAGTTTTAATCCTGTGTGCTTGTGTTAATTGGCACTTAACAATTATCTTAAAACCACAGTCACATACACCCAATCTACACATTTAATTTACCATCAGTAAATTATGCCAATAGGTTGACACACCTAGATACAGCTAGTATGAGGTCACTTTAACTTGACAGCAGGTTTATACAGCCTTCATCTAATCTGATAAGAAGATATGTGAGGTGATACTGCATGTCAAGTAGAGGTGGCAGTCCATACCTGGAGTCGTTGTAGCTGTACCACTCTCCCAGCCCCGGGTTCTTGCAGTAAGCTGTGTAATGCCCTCCCAGAGCGTTTCCCGAGTGATTGGACACTGCATACAGGTTGTACACGGCACGCTCTGCGAGGAAGAAACAACACTGTCAGTCCTTACTCATCAAAATCCAGCTGAGAGTTTGTCCTCCTCACTCTCTGCTGGTGACAGCTTGTCATCTTCGGCAAACACTCACCGCTGCTCTCTGAAGTAAACTCCCGCAGGTCCAGCTCTTTGAGAGGGAAGTTGACATAAGTGGAGAGTTTGCTGGATCGGATGTTTGAGTCGGAGAAACGCTTCAGGTCTGAGAGGAGTCAAGGAGGCAAATTATTGTGCTTGGAATGAATGTGCGTTAAAACATCGCTAGAATGAATCTATAATGAAGataattgttagttgtagcCCTAATATTAAGTAGAATACATTGTTCTTTAACTTCACAACATATACTTGACAGTTTTACTTACTTTACTATTCACCCCAAACATGAAAATACTGTCTACTCTTTGTAGCATtgcttgatttatttatttatttggccacttgggggcagcagaacaagctaAAAACACAATACTGAGTTCTTGTGGCTAACAGATTAGCAAAAAGTTGCTTATTTACaaatccagcagacacagagcaacattcgCCACCTGATGAGTGTAAATCTAGTCTTTgctttcctctcagctgtttttaTCTCCACCTACTCCTGAGAAAATATCTGGCTCTGCAGCTGCTACATGCTCAACTATATTCACAAGCTTGTTGgtactttttcttctcttttctttttgctgaaaacacTATTTTGATAATGCACACGCAGTTTCTTCACTTAACTGGACACCGGCTCGCTGAGCAACTATTCCATCGTCCAAATCCACCAAAATTATGCATGTTTCTGGTAGATCATTGAACTACCAGATCATTAGCAAACCTTTAGCACATGCACATACTTTCGAATGCATGTGAGTGTgctgtaaataataaacaaaatgtgcAGCTGATGTCAAACGTGAAATAAAAGGATACGAAGCACAAGAATCTGTGGGAACTTCTGGATGCTGAATCGTTTGGTACATTTCCTTCTGGCTTTGCATCTGTTGCATGTCTGAGGGAGAGGCAAACACAAGATAAGCCAATGAGTTGCTGCTGCTATATAATCCATATATCATGTGAAATGTGCTGTTATGTAAGGTTTCTTACCGGTCTCTCTTCTCCATCCAACACATCTTCCTTTGTGAAGAGTCTAAGGCAGTCTTTGAGAATCACCTCGCCTGAGTTTTTCTGCAGAAACAAAAAGCATGACCAGTCAGAAAACAGCAAAATACATCAACTCTATTACCTCTGGAGGCTTTCTGAGGTGGTCAAACATGATCAGGACACGACAGGCAGGATTGGATGTACCCAGTAAAAGTCAGATAATATAGATTATATTCTTGGTCAAGGACTCCAGCgcaaaaataatcatcattacGGCCAATTTCCACATGTGGAAAACCTTTgtcaagtgtatgtgtgtgtactgacctGTGCAATAGGTATTGATAGATCCCAGAATGGATCAAACACGGTGGAGCGGAAGCCACAGACAGTGCAGGTCAGAGAGCTTTTCAGCTGTCCCACAAACAGATCTACAAGCAGAATAAAAAGATGTTTAATACACATACAATTTCAAGGATGGATGCAACTACAGTAGTAGCTCAAATATCACTTACCCACTACTTTGCTGTCCTCTCTTTCCAAATACATATTCCACATCCGTTTGCCTTTCTCTTCATCCCTGTAAAGGAAAACCATtcaagttaaaaatgtttattttttataggaAATACTTAATGTTGTAAAAACTGGTTATGGAAAcaactgaaatgtgtgtttttaaagataaataaatggtATTGTGGGGTCCTTCTTCCTTTTTGCATAACAAGagtaaaataaactacaaaatcTTGAAGCTACATACATGATaaattatacagtgtatttCCAACATTGAAGCTCGATGaggcacacttttttttttgtggtgcgAGGTGACAGTTGTGGTGCGAGGTAGAAGTTTATGAGTGACTTATTGGGGGTAAAGGTGAGAGGTGGCCAGTGTTCCAACTTACGAGAGATGGTCAAAGTCCTCGACAGACATCTTAGGACGGACTGTCACTCTGTTCACCTCATTATGGAGACCGTCCAATAAGAAGCGTAGAAACTCCTGGGCGTCCTGCtgactgcagacagagagatgatTCATTATGTAATTATATTACCCTGCTACATTTCTGACATCAGACATTATTGAGTCAtgtttaattactttaaatgaAAAGGTGTATAGttaaaaagagagggaagacTTACTTGCAACCCACAAATTTGGGAGCGTATCTCTGGATCTGGCTCTTGAAATCAGAGGGACTGATGGCCTCGTCTTTCACAGAGGTCCACAGGCTCTGAGTCAGCTTAGCAAACTCTGAGATAaaagagcgaaagagagagagaaagacaaagaagattAGACCATAATCATCATAAAGAAGATGTTTTTGTTTCGTGTTTGTATACTGCAtttaatcactttttattttattctaaatttCTTTGGGTTTTCATTTGTGCTCAAAAGTGGTTCTATTTTAAtctttagctttttttaaagctttatttttcaCAACCATGCACTGTGCACATAATATGTCCTTATACCTccatgtgtacatatgtgtgtgccatacaaatataatagagttgaaactttattgattaaataaaaacatcctcttatttgaatgaaaataatatatgtatGAAAACAAGTGTGGAGATTTTTTAATGGTAaagcaatgacattttttttatcctgaCCTAATCTTATACTTGTTTGGGCATGAAGTTTATTCTTCACCTTGGGaacttactagctttttccaGGGCTTTCAACTGCTTCTCACTGTCTTTGCTGGCAAAAcatcatataaaaacaaacccaaaactgGTGAGGCAACTGTTTTGTACTAATTACAGGTACAAACAACTGCTGAGAAAGTAATGATATTCTGAGGATATTCATACATGGAGTTACAGTGATAACCTGTGTGAACATGCTGTGCAAACACACCCTCTAAAAAAGCACTGCGGGCATGAAATAATCTGGTGCAAGCAAAttataatttaagtttaatgtGATCTGACTGTAGTTTGATGATAGTAGTCTAGTCTGTCTAGTCTGTCTACTCTGTGAAAGGGCAACTTTTTAATGTTCAGGGTATAAAGTTGTCACATGTTTGCACTCCACAGCAATGTATAGTTTAAAGAACAAAGACAGGGGAGTGTAAATACATACAAGCTGACAATTTGTGACATATTTGTGACTCAACATTGACAAAGCATTAAACAGGTGGGCAGTGTTCCTCATTATGCGGCTAACATGTGGTTTAACAGCTTGGAGGATCGTCTTACCCTCCATAAGAGCGGCGTTAGACCTGCAGTTGTTGTTGAGGTCTGAGCGGTGAACGTTTCTCAGGCAGTAGTCCCTCAGGTCCGGAGTGTTACTCAGACACTGTAGGATGGAGTTCATGAAACACTGGAAATCAAAACgagacacagaaaaagaaaaaagttaattaaatgaatataaagaCTCATTTAGGGGTTTCAGTGTGAAGCATTGGACAAACACAAAGTGAAGTAAAAGCACTTACCGTGTTACCCAAGTTCCTCAGCCCAACCAAGCCTTGAGGACTCTTGTTCTgctgaaaagagaaagagaaagagaaagagaagattCAGATTCACTCATATTATATTTGTTGGGGCATGATACGTTCACCAGATACCccattaaacttttaaacagcCTGCAGAAACATTTGACCTATTATTCAATAAGTGAAGCTCTGAAGGAAACATGTTGATTCATCTTTATCATTAACACACAATTTTTTAAGGCCACTTTGTTGATAAAAGCGCAAATATCTCAATTTATGTTTCTGGTAATGGGGATCAGTTGAGGGGCCAAGATCAGCTTCCACTTTGGGCTCATGACTGGGTCAAAGTGGGCTAGAAGTGGACCCGCGTGTACATACAGTGTGTGGGCTGATTAATTTAAGATGGAAGTGTGATTTTTATGGGCAAAACTGGGCTTATCGTGTGGGTAGAACGTGAGTCATGGTAATCCAGATTTAAACTATGAATaaacgaatgaatgaatgaataggaGCTGTCGGTTTTCAGAGCTATTGTCCCTTGTGTTCCCACAATTAACATCAAGTAAGGACTGCagctaacgattattttcattgtcgATTAATTTGCCAATGGCTTTCTCCATTAATTGTTGGGATGAAAAAAGGGCAGggaataatgaaaaaatgccatattttgtccaaccaacagtacaaaatgcaagaaaaagaaaagcattaaatcctCACAATGATTAAcagttaattttctgtttttaatcaactTATTGTTACAGCTCTAATGTCCAGTGACTATATTAAGACGTATTGATGCCGCCAACAGAGAAACACTTCAGCCTGCACAGTACGATGAAACTACTGTATGACAGCAACCTTGTTACATCACTCGAGTGTGACTAAAGCCTCGAAGGACTGCGTGGTATTCATCTGATGCATACCACTTGATGGTCACATTGCTGGCAGCGTTGAAGCCACTGTGCTGCGGATATCAGCGACTGTTCCACATGCTCTGATGAAATGTCACAGTCCTAACCTCTGCGTGCCACCACCCGCACCGCGGTGGCATCACACCAGCATGTGATGCAGACCGAGGAGAAAGGCTCTACTGAGAATCAGCAGGACAGGACGccgtgtcaatgtgtgtgtggagagttGCACATCACTGGCCGAGTCGAGGATCAGCCGGTTTAGTGCTTGACGTATCCGGTGCCACTTGCAGTGACGTGTTAATCATCTGTAGGCTCAGTTTGATGCATCGGACCTGATGATAGAGTTACTTTTAGATCGAGACTGCGGATGTATGCACGACCACGAAATGCCAGAGCAATCACAAGATGCTCTGTTGTATCACAGAgatgaatatctttgggttgtgggcTGTTGAGGGCACAGTTtgtgctttgggaaacagtgatcaatatatttttttagacAACCAATGGATtaattgacaaaataattaacagattaatcaaataatcgtTAGTTATACCTGATCCCTCTACCTGAGTAAAAATTAATACATGAATATCAGATCTTGGGTAAAGTTAAAGCTCCAAATCTGGCAGTATTTTGACCTTTGCAGAACTGTAGCAGGGATCCACTGGAACCAATTTACAGTTATATAGATTCATCAAAAGTACAAAGACAATAATTGAATGCTTTCCTagcagtttttaatgtttctgttgcCCTGAAGGGGATAGAATAATTGGTTACCGATGCTTGACCTCGAGGAAAAACTAGAAATA
This Scomber scombrus chromosome 14, fScoSco1.1, whole genome shotgun sequence DNA region includes the following protein-coding sequences:
- the LOC133994237 gene encoding ubiquitin carboxyl-terminal hydrolase 2-like isoform X2 is translated as MIAVCHPSWCRTVFNSAAMPSLRHSYTVTVPEEPAAFPVDKADLRRKSPALSRSMLVSTFMGLIINQAKNKSPQGLVGLRNLGNTCFMNSILQCLSNTPDLRDYCLRNVHRSDLNNNCRSNAALMEEFAKLTQSLWTSVKDEAISPSDFKSQIQRYAPKFVGCNQQDAQEFLRFLLDGLHNEVNRVTVRPKMSVEDFDHLSDEEKGKRMWNMYLEREDSKVVDLFVGQLKSSLTCTVCGFRSTVFDPFWDLSIPIAQKNSGEVILKDCLRLFTKEDVLDGEERPTCNRCKARRKCTKRFSIQKFPQILVLHLKRFSDSNIRSSKLSTYVNFPLKELDLREFTSESSERAVYNLYAVSNHSGNALGGHYTAYCKNPGLGEWYSYNDSRVSPMSSSQVRSSNAYVLFYELAASPHSKYQTCRL
- the LOC133994237 gene encoding ubiquitin carboxyl-terminal hydrolase 2-like isoform X1; the protein is MIAVCHPSWCRTVFNSAAMPSLRHSYTVTVPEEPAAFPVDKADLRRKSPALSRSMLVSTFMGLIINQAKQNKSPQGLVGLRNLGNTCFMNSILQCLSNTPDLRDYCLRNVHRSDLNNNCRSNAALMEEFAKLTQSLWTSVKDEAISPSDFKSQIQRYAPKFVGCNQQDAQEFLRFLLDGLHNEVNRVTVRPKMSVEDFDHLSDEEKGKRMWNMYLEREDSKVVDLFVGQLKSSLTCTVCGFRSTVFDPFWDLSIPIAQKNSGEVILKDCLRLFTKEDVLDGEERPTCNRCKARRKCTKRFSIQKFPQILVLHLKRFSDSNIRSSKLSTYVNFPLKELDLREFTSESSERAVYNLYAVSNHSGNALGGHYTAYCKNPGLGEWYSYNDSRVSPMSSSQVRSSNAYVLFYELAASPHSKYQTCRL